From one Anopheles cruzii chromosome 3, idAnoCruzAS_RS32_06, whole genome shotgun sequence genomic stretch:
- the LOC128274073 gene encoding trypsin-4-like, translated as MTKLSLLASSVLLLLAAAHVVSSGSRQRRNAQIVGGFLIDIRDAPYQVALLHNGRFDCGGSIISENWIMTAAHCTHGIPTRELSVRAGSAMKYQGTDIHRIESIIPHPDYDPETTDYDFALIELATPIELDGDTKEAIALPEEDAEDPAEGTRAMVSGWGATRDRHETNRILRATFVPILAQDDCVRAYESIGLGSRITESMICAGYRAGGHDSCQGDSGGPLAVDDVLVGVVSWGGGCGRPGIPGVYARISVVREWIREVSQL; from the exons ATGACAAAGTTGTCCCTTCTGGCAtcctcggtgctgctgctgctagcagCCGCGCACG TCGTTTCGTCCGGCAGCCGTCAGCGGCGCAATGCACAGATCGTCGGCGGGTTTCTGATCGACATACGGGACGCACCGTACCAGGTGGCGCTCCTGCACAACGGGCGCTTCGATTGTGGCGGGTCGATCATATCGGAGAACTGGATCATGACGGCGGCCCACTGTACGCACGGAATCCCAACCCGGGAGCTGTCGGTGCGGGCCGGATCGGCCATGAAGTACCAGGGAACCGATATCCAtcggatcgaatcgatcaTTCCGCACCCGGACTACGACCCGGAAACGACCGATTACGACTTTGCGCTCATCGAGCTGGCGACTCCGATTGAGCTCGACGGGGACACGAAGGAAGCGATCGCCCTGCCTGAAGAGGACGCCGAGGATCCGGCGGAAGGAACCCGGGCCATGGTGTCCGGCTGGGGGGCAACCCGAGACCGCCACGAAACAAACCGCATCCTGCGCGCCACCTTTGTGCCGATCCTCGCCCAGGACGACTGCGTCCGTGCGTACGAATCCATCGGTCTTGGATCGCGGATCACCGAGAGCATGATTTGCGCCGGGTaccgggccggtggccacgattCCTGCCAGGGTGATTCCGGTGGCCCGCTCGCCGTCGACGATGTGCTTGTCGGGGTCGTCTCGTGGGGTGGCGGATGTGGCCGCCCGGGCATTCCCGGTGTTTACGCACGCATTTCGGTCGTCCGCGAGTGGATTCGTGAAGTGAGCCAACTCTAG